The sequence CCAAACATCACCGCCAGAGTTTGAAGATTTATTACATTTTCTTCTTGCCAAATGTGACATCCAGTCGATTGCACTGTTACTACCACGTAAACCAAAGTAAAGACCAAGAGCATTTAGTAAGATATCTTTATTGTGAACCAAGAAATCGATACCACCATTATCCCATTCACAaatctttgaaaataaaGGATTTGATAACATGATCCAAAACAATCTATATCTTAGTGTTCGTAAAGATTTGAAACCCTCCATTAATGCTGAACGATGCTCTGAATATAAACCCAACTTTTCGGCTGCCTGTATAAATTTCAATGTATTATGTTTTTCAATGACACCACTCTTTAAGTTTGTTCCATCAGGTGGTGTATATGGTTCAAGGCCATTTTTCAATAGGATTCTATACTCTTGAGACAAACCACCAGCTgtaccattaccaccactatCTTCCAGTATACCTTGAttattcatcatcaccatcatcattgaagatgaagacgatgatgatgatgatgatgatgacgatgacgaCGACGACGATGATGATCCACCCATCGGtacaccaccattaccaccaccaccactaacACCATTAATACCAACACTAATCATACTTGAATTTTCAGGGttattttcattgtttttCTTGAATTCATACTCTGATACACCTTGAAGTGTTGCAGCGATATGAGTGAAACCTTTATCATATGCCATTTCAACAGGATATTGACGTGAATGATTTGGTACAGATTGATCAGCACCAAAttccaataataattgaacAGCATCTAAATTGTTTGCCTTCACTGACCAATGTAATGGGGTCCAACCCTCTTTATCCGGACAATTTGGACTAACTCTGATTCGAAGTAAATATTCAACAAATCCGTTCATACCATAAGCACACGCATAATGTAATGGTGAGAAACCATCTTCATCCTTCTTTTCCAAATCAAACACCAATTTActatcatttgataatttaccaTCAACATAATTCTTTATTGTATCTAAATCACCATTCATTAATTGTTGTAAAATTTCACTACTTGATTgtgtattatttgatgatgatgatgatgacaaCGAATTAGTTGGTTGACTATTTGGTCCAATATTTGGGGAACCACCATTTTTTGAGAGTGTATTTGTATTGGTACTGGTTGTATTTGTAGTTGCGGTGGTTGGTgaagtttttaatttcttttttctacTTGAACCATTTGAACCATttatactactattactacgtTTTGATGTCTTTGATACTTCAATTGGTACTACAATTTCATTACTCCAAATAATATGATCTTCTGAATCAAATATATATTGTTGATattcaccattaccattattatttttattattattattattattattattaatattattattattattattattattattattattattattattattattattattattattattattattgttattgttattgttattattattgttattattattattattattattattattattattattattattattattattattattattattattattattattattattattattgttattgctgttgttattgttattgttattgctattgttattgttattgttattgctattgttattgttattattattattattattattaccattattattaatactcatattattcatattattcatagtatttgtattatttacaCAAGCTTGATGATTCAAATGATTAGCAGGTGGAGTATTTGGATCAATAATCTCCTCTACTAATGTATCTGGTATtatatttaaactatttgattgtttttcaatatcCATATTTACTTCATCAGCTGAAACAATATTACCGTCAATAGTCTCAATATTTTGGAAactttcatcttcatcatttttatttctattaatattgaggttattattaatactattactattattattattaatactattattattattattattattattattattattattattattattattattattattattattattattactattattattattattattattgttggtggtgttagTGTTGGTGTTAGTGTTGTTATTTGTGCTATTTACATGTGGTTGATCTTTATagctattgctattattattactattactattattgttattattattaatactatttgTATTAGtgtttctattattattatttacattatttccattattaatattaatattcatattattattactactattattagtgTTGCTATTCaattcactattattattattattattattattattattattattattattattattattattattattattattattattattattattattattattaagctCAAATGgttctaattttattaattgtgtTGATTTATCAGATGCTAAtgctttttcaatttttttacaattgaaACCAACTCTAATATGAAATACAGATGAAACTGGTATATCTGGTGCAATAACAACCATACATTTATCACAACACATATTGATTTCCATTGGGTTGGTAACTGTGATTGAATCTCTTGTTGAATCACCAAGAAATTGAACGATTATATTCTTGTTCATACCTGGCAATGGCTTTAAATTATCACCCCTTAATACTAAAGGTGATCTACTTATACATCCATTACTTGGAATTGAACTTGTTAAACTTGGTTTTGGAATTCTTTTACCTCCAATTTCATAATATTCAACTTCTTTACGTGTATAAAATcctatattaaaataaacaaaaaaaaaaaaaaaaaaaaaaaaaaaaaaaaaaaaaaaaaaaaaaaaaaaaaaaaattttgagaTTTCGGATcgattattttgaaaaaaaaaaattggaaaaattattaataaatttttggtttaaggaaaaaaaaaaataaaaataaaaataaaaacatactAACTACGTGGGGATTAGAGTCCATATTTGATTTGTAAAGTTtggccaaaaaaaaaaaaaaaatttagtgtggtatgatttttttttttttttttttttcaaaaatgaaaacgaattctttttttttttttttttttttctttgaaagaaataaatagttTGAAGATTTAagtgttaataaaaaatactctattttttttttttgttatgtttttttttttttttttttttttttttattattattattctttttgttttgacTCCTtcctattttatttatttgattgacAAAGTTGAAagtgatttttaaaaaaaatgatcaattaaaagatattatttatttatttatttttttttatctttaatcactttatttattttaaaagttggTATAAATTTTTGAGAAAGAGATAAACACGAactttagaaaataaatacgaactttagaaaaaaaaaatttttacgAAGTAAtgaatagtaaaaaaaaaattttataaaaaaaaaaataaaaaaaaaaaaaataaaaaaaaaaacttttttttttttttaatttttttttttattttaattttatttttatttttttatttttttattaccaccaacaccacaatcaaaaatattatttttttgtaaccattttttttttttttttgattgcttattaattttttaaaaaaaaaaacagaacaagaaataaaaaaataaaaaaataaaaaataaaaaatgtgaCAATCACCAATAAAACCATTTCcagtttaatattttttgggtttctttttattttttatttttaattggaatCAATTAGTAATTCTATTattccactttttttttttgaatcaataataataaaaaaatagaaatagaaaaaaaaaaaaaaaaaaaaaaaatatagaaataatttgtttttttttttttttttttttttttttttaattatttggtaatatGGTTTTCATACccaaaaaaatatcttttttaattaatttaaaaaattatagggcaatatatttatctttattttaattaaatcccaaaaaaaaaaaaaaaaaaaaaaaaaatttcccaaaaaagtaccaaaaaaaaaaaacccaattTTTTGGGTTATTGTGGGTTGATtgactaaatttttttttttttttcaaaatgatCAACTGTCTGTTTGGCAATTATTGGTGAGGGGTggcttttttaatttattattatttttattattaaattaacacTCATTTGTCAGtaatttcaaagaaaatgtttttttaaaaaatttttaaaaaaataaaaatttaaaaaataataaaaaaaaaataaaaaaaaaataaaaaaaaaaaaaaaattataaaaaaaaaaaaaaaaaaaaatcatgaaaattgagaaaaaaattttattttattttattttttcatttttaacaCACAACATCGTAAATTTATATacataaagaaaaataaatatattatatttaaaactaGAAACCTTAACAAATTcatatcaataaaaaaaataaaaaaaaccgtaactatttatttattttttttaaattgggtTGTTTGTTGACaacataaaaaataaataaaattgtgtATAATTTCGCTTTTCTCgttttgtgaaaaaaaaaaaaaaaaaaaaaaaaaaaaaaaaaaaaataataatataaaaaaaaaaaaaaaaatatttaaaaagcttaaaaatagaataaaaaaataaaataacctTTAAAAAGAGATGTTAGAAATTGAtggtataaataaataaataagttaaattaaaaaaaaaaaaaaaataaataaataagaaaataaaaaaaattaaaataattaaataaaatcataattataaaatagcAACTTTGTATAGCTTATaaccttaaaaaaaaatgttatcgcaataatggtaataatagtataaaaACTATTGTTCTAGTAAtaggttttttattttttttttttttttttatttttttttttgatatgttgttttttctttcttttttaatataataatttgtcATATTAATCTCACATTTTTGGTATCAccccatttttttatttttttttatttttttatttaattttttttttttttttgatgttgttggggtgtttttttaaaaaaaaaaaaataaaaaagataatttaaataatgataaaattaataacaataattataaaataataataataaattaatacgGGGTATTGACAGATGATAGATAGATAGAGAAGttaatattgtttaattaaatttaatttattaaaaccaaaaaagaaaaaaaaaaaaaccaattaacTTAAAAATGGGGgaattttttgttgtttattaagttttttttttttttttttaaaaatttttatttttttaatttgttttttttttacattatatttttttacacTTGTTCATAAAAGTAATTACCCACACAACAAACCACTAAcacaatatattttttttttttttttttttttttatcaacagTTAATATAGTTTAATATTTTcccaaaaacaaaatattttaattattatttttttttaattcacaaCTGCACAAccaaataattgaaaaatatatacacatataaataatataaaacatatatattaatttcaattttagttcaataataacaacaacaaaaaaaaaaaccgcACCCCTCAACAGCAAATTTTAGtaataaccttttttttattaattagaCCCCAAGTATAATGGCATTTGGAACCCAAAAagaatcatcatcttcatcatcaatttttaataattataatattagcaataaacaacaaaaacaacaacaagacaataataaaaataattcaaatctatcagtatcatcatttttttatcaaattaataatcacaTTCACAGTTTTGCCACTCAATTTTATTGGAAAGAAAACTTAGATTCACCACATTGTAAAGAAGGTTCTAAAAGATGTTGCTTACCCCTCAACAATTCAATGATCCTCGTTATGGATCACCAACAGAAAAATATTTGGCTTTATTAGAAAATACCCATATAACTTGTCGTGgaaatataatttcaaatcaacaacaacaacaacaacaacaacaagagcAACAATCAACAGGATCCTCACCAAAATcacaaacaataaaaaattcatcaaataataaaaataataataataatacctcaccaagaaaaaataaaaataaaaaatcaccaACAATGAATAGTttcaatagtaataaattatttaaaaaatcattaacatCCTCTTCTGATTCATCCTCTGATGAATATTCAGAGagtgaagaagaagaagagcaAGTAGAGGAGGATGAAGAAAATAGTGACGAaggtgatttaaatgataaatctaCTAAATTCCTTTCAAATAACCAAAAATCCATTCATGAACAAGAGGATTTAGCAGATGATGATTCTTCTGACTTAGATAGTAACCACCACCAAGAGGAAGAAGACTATTCATTAACCTCTGAAGAGGAGGAAATCTTATCGGATGATGAATCAACtgataaatcatcatcatcagaggAGGAGGAAGATTCTGAATCCGAGTCAGAATCAGAAGAAGAATCAGGAAATGACTCATCATCATCGGTAACAGATGAATCGGATGAAGAAGATCATAATAGAGAATGGTCAAATGTAAATAGTAATCTCAGCTTAAAAAAGAGTGTATCATCAATACTTTTCAAGTTTACAGATTGTGATTCAACCAGTGATTCAGATGAGGAAATGGATAGTAGCAGTGGCCAAGAAGGTTCATTCTCTGATAAAGACATTGATGTTTTCGATGACTCATTCCTTCAAGTACCAACATCTTACTCTATCAATATCTCTCCCAGAAAATCATctgaacaattaaaacaacaaagtGGCGACTTTGAAGAGGTTGATGGAGGTTACCTTGGCCAAAAACCACTCGTTTccaaaataaatgaaaacaaatttaataatggttcTGTGGCTTcatctgatgatgatgatgatgaacttAACAATGGCAACAACAATAGATACTATGACGATAGTGAAGAAGAGTTAAATAGAGAGATTGTAAAAAGAGAACAAGAGAATGATAAAAAAGTATTGGTTGCAAttagaaaatcaattaatggtaTAAACTCTGGTGATAATGAAAGTATGGTGGAAAAACCATGTTGGTATGGttttgaagatgataatcATATCAAGGTTATCTTTCAACATTATTCTTCTTTCTTGCAAATTGATCAAGAGGTTAAACATACATTACGTGGCCCAAAACCTTTCATTGGCAGAGTTCATCGTAGAGCTATCAAATATGATGGTGG comes from Dictyostelium discoideum AX4 chromosome 2 chromosome, whole genome shotgun sequence and encodes:
- a CDS encoding hypothetical protein (CG5792 PROTEIN. 6/101); protein product: MDSNPHVVRFYTRKEVEYYEIGGKRIPKPSLTSSIPSNGCISRSPLVLRGDNLKPLPGMNKNIIVQFLGDSTRDSITVTNPMEINMCCDKCMVVIAPDIPVSSVFHIRVGFNCKKIEKALASDKSTQLIKLEPFELNNNNNNNNNNNNNNNNNNNNNNNNNNNNNNSELNSNTNNSSNNNMNININNGNNVNNNNRNTNTNSINNNNNNSNSNNNSNSYKDQPHVNSTNNNTNTNTNTTNNNNNNNNSNNNNNNNNNNNNNNNNNNNNNNNSINNNNSNSINNNLNINRNKNDEDESFQNIETIDGNIVSADEVNMDIEKQSNSLNIIPDTLVEEIIDPNTPPANHLNHQACVNNTNTMNNMNNMSINNNGNNNNNNNNNNNSNNNNNNNSNNNNNNNSNNNNNNNNNNNNNNNNNNNNNNNNNNNNNNNNNNNNNNNNNNNNNNNNNNNNNNNNNNNNNNNINNNNNNNNKNNNGNGEYQQYIFDSEDHIIWSNEIVVPIEVSKTSKRSNSSINGSNGSSRKKKLKTSPTTATTNTTSTNTNTLSKNGGSPNIGPNSQPTNSLSSSSSSNNTQSSSEILQQLMNGDLDTIKNYVDGKLSNDSKLVFDLEKKDEDGFSPLHYACAYGMNGFVEYLLRIRVSPNCPDKEGWTPLHWSVKANNLDAVQLLLEFGADQSVPNHSRQYPVEMAYDKGFTHIAATLQGVSEYEFKKNNENNPENSSMISVGINGVSGGGGNGGVPMGGSSSSSSSSSSSSSSSSSSSSMMMVMMNNQGILEDSGGNGTAGGLSQEYRILLKNGLEPYTPPDGTNLKSGVIEKHNTLKFIQAAEKLGLYSEHRSALMEGFKSLRTLRYRLFWIMLSNPLFSKICEWDNGGIDFLVHNKDILLNALGLYFGLRGSNSAIDWMSHLARRKCNKSSNSGGDVWTNLRASTFNSQTNLEKLKDITSEKNDKSRKNDKDDMFISHSFNNNNNNNNNNNNNNNNNNNNNNSSNNNNGNNGNNNNNSNNNGNNNGNSNGNSGGNYNNNNNNNNSNNNNSNKSNNSNHDKNSNINYDNDYSGMNNLKSSNRRRANNNSNNIQNNNNNSNNNNNNSINNNNNNNNNNNNNNNNNNNNNNNIINNNIQNNSNSNSNSNSNININNNNNNNNNNNNNNNNNNNNNNINNNNNNNNNNSNYNNYSNNNHSNNNHSSSKNFKNSHHNNINNNNNNNINNNINNINNNSNNNNNNNNSNNHQNSNNNNNGNNHQNNNNNNNGNNSNNGIINNNNNNNNNNNNNNNNNNNNNNNNNNNNNNNNNNNNNNNNINNKNKNYASDVSMNIDIIEEINSQTIKNINNNTEINENSEIEEINSQPTQEQINHNEAMLISEEQSHQSDNSDQDNAHLNNQQTTSQQHGSSNSISDTNQLILNESSPEFSNPEDIQIITN